ATCCTAATAGTGAAGAAGGTTCATGAGTATAAAAAAATAGGTCGTATGGAGAGGATATAGTAAATGTGTGTAATAGGTATAAGCTTTAGTACAGCAAGTGGGTTTTTATTTAGAAGTATCATTTCCTAATGCTAaacattttcaaatttGTTATGAAAGTTGTAAATTTCACAAAGTTTGTAATAATATACTGAGTTGTACAAATACTAGAGGTCACAATTTTTGCCAGACATTTGTTTCGTGATGAGGTGCTACACGATTCAGCTGTTATAAGGTAAGCTAAGAACAGAAAGATAGGCAGAAGAATATTTTCTACGGAAGTTAGTTCGAAAGCATTAATGTGATGCCACAAATGTAGTATTACTGAGTAGTAATTACTGAGTCGGGTGCAAAATACTGATACAACTTATCCAGGAGAAGACAACTCAATACGAAACTAAAATTTGTCCAAGTTTTAAGAGTTTACTGATCTTTTCTCTGAGAGCCATATCATTTTGGGGTGAAGACTATGTGCTCATCGTGCATACCAAAAGGGGTGAAAACTTTTACATCCAAGTTCACTGTACAAGAAAGCTATGACTTGGCAAgtgaacttcaagataACTACAAAGAAATGGAAAATTTTACACTAACATCTACGAAGAGATTAGATATTGATTTTAGCGATTTGAAAAACACAATCCCACGAAAAGAAGCGGCTGCAAATACACCACAACAGAAAATTCTTGGGAAGACCGGTGATCCAAATGACTTCATGGGCTATAATGAAACTTCTAGATTCTACGggaacttttcaaactccttGCTTGCGTGCAAACTTCAATACTCTCAAACAGGTATCGAAATTAAAGGCAGTGGAGAACAATCTTTAGATTTTTCACAACTATTTCTGGTTTTTTCCAAGGCACCGGAATatgaagaaacaaaatACAATTTACCTTCTGGACACCAAGAGATGAAACAGGTagcttcttttgaaggagaattACAAAGGAAATGGCCTTACAAACTGCTTGAAAACTAGCCAAAAGTGGAAGTACAATACCAGGGGAAATGCTTGGAGGCGAATATATTGGATATTTTTTTTGGAAATTATTATACATACGTTTCTACCTAAAAAGTTGTCTCAAAATTCAGTAACCTCCGTTACCTCGAGGtcaaaaatatcaaagCGTTATACATATTCCCAATAATTTTACCTGTGTCAGGAAAAGGCGTCTATGATCTCGGAGAGAATATGAAGTTTTCAGGAAGACGGCCAGTTATGAGAAGCAGATATATTAGAGGGGATACATTTGCACGAGAGTTCAGCACCAAAGAATTCGCCACTAATTCATACGAAGACACAAGTACTCTTTGCTTTCCATCATTGTTCAGAGTAAGGATGGAACTAGTCCAGAAAATTGCACTAGAGAGGCTTTTTGTCCGTATTACCCTGAGGTGCTTTTTCAAACTTAAAGAATTCCTCTTATTTGCAGCATATGGCAAATCATCATAGATTTGCTTTAGATGGGCAACAATTTCCAGACTAAAGGGCTTTCGGAGAATACAAGAAATACAAGTAAGCAACTGACAGAAAATTAAATGCACATATGCGATCAGTAAAGGCAGTAATTTGTCCAGTATGCTGTAAGGTAGTTGAAGTAGAATAATCGGCAGGTTTCAGAGACAAGTATCCTCTTCTATATTATTTAAGCTATTTTTGATAGTCCCACCGGAAGAGTGAGTTCAGGAAAATTATATTTAATCAGTCTTAGGTTATTTATTGTCATTATAGAAAAGAACGAGTAGTTCTTTATAAAATTGTTATTAAAGATGGCTCAGTTTTTGAACGTGGTTGATCGTCCTCCATGAACACGGTTACCTGATCTAGCACCCCTCGGTCCAACACTTGTCTTTGAGTATGGATCaaattttttctttttgtgCCTGGCATTATCAGATTTTTTATTTGAATTCATTAGGTTATCCGCTCCTGAATAGTCAAAAACAGGTTCTCCATCATCCGACTGTCTCTTAAATCCTCTGGTTTTGGTTCTCTTAGGTTTACGGAGAGTTATGATGTCATCTTTATGTTCACCGGCGGATTCATCAACAGATTGTTTGGGAATTTCAACCTCAGGCTGTACTGTTGGGGTTTCAATGTCAGTCATACTCTGAATCCGGGGTTCAAGTATTTTAGGCTTCTTAAAATCATAAATCTTTCTAAACTCTTCATTTTTTGCTGAAACTCTCTTCACAGCCTCATCCATAGTAATACTTACCAAGccatttgaaaactttACACTAAGAATGTGTTCCTGAACTTCATTGAATAATTTAgatgacttcttcaatgtaCCATTTTTAGATGGTGGGACTAAAAGTTGATTATTTTCGTTCCAGATATTGTCGAATATTTCGTTCTGCAACTTTATGGAATCCGGGGTAGTCTTGTTAATTTGATTATCGCTTGGATATTTTGTAGTGGAGGTATGAGGTTTCATTGCTTCCAGCAATTCCCAATCACTGTTTTCTAGGCGATCCAATATATTGTTTATCAAAAAAGCCAATTCATCGGCATTCTTCCTGATAAAATCAGTAATAAAGGTCGGAATTGACAAGATTTTTTTGGGATCAACTGGTCTAGACAATGTTGCCAACAAAGCCAAAGCTTGGTTTGACATAATATACCTTACAGACTCATCAAATTGCCTAGCCAAGTTATCTCTCCAGTTGTATAAAACCTCTACAACTGGTTTGATATGATATGGAATATTGTACTGGACAACAATTGGTAGAAAAGGCTCAAGGGGGTTAGAAGACATAACAGGGCAAGTCACCAAACTGGTCCCCTTCAAGGGCCTAAACTTGGTGTACTCAAATCTTCTTTTAGCTACTAGACGTGAATCATGTAACACACTTTGCATCTTCCCATTACCTTGGTCTATAAGtttattcttcaagtgatCGAAAATATTTAACAAGAAATGGGTATCAGACCTTGCGTATGCCAACATTGATGTAGATAATGGCCTTATTCTCCAATCTGCTAATTGGtatttctttgaagttttgaATTTGGCAAATGTCTCTAACAAATATGCCAACGAAAACTTTGGAAAACCCAATTTCTTGGATGCATGGTAAGTATCAAACAAGGAAACAATATAAAGGCCCAAATCTCTTTGGAGCCAAATGATATCCATGAAGGCACCATGAAAAACCTTCACAATCTGGGGATTAGTAAAAACAACATTAAGCTTTTGCAAATCATCTCTTAAGGCTAGAGTATCAATTATCCAATCCTTTTTTCTAGTGGAAATCTGCATAAGGCACACCAAACCATAATATGTTCTATAGTCATGATGTTCAAGGTCCACGGCTATTTCTGACAGATTGCTTAATTCGTTCACCAATTCGTCAATTTGTTCAGGTTGATCTATCCATATAGCATTGGTAGATTCCCAGGgatttgaaggaattgggTCACATTTAGATATAATAGAATTCCGGTATGGTTGATTATCAATTTCATATTCGTAAGGATGAGGGTAAAATGGAGGATCCACAATATCGGACCCATCTGAATTTTctggttgaacaagtttgacTGACTCTTCGAAGGGAATCAATGCGTTTGGCTTTGAGGTAAGCTTAGGCTTAAATGGATTCAATTCACTATTATCAACGGGTATCAGGAACTCTAACTGTGGTTTTTCCATCTTTTTTCCAATAACCTTACTTTCATCCTTGATCACATTGTTTGACTCCTCTAAATAAGTAAAAGTTTTGGAATTATCAATACTTCCTTTATTTTCTATCTCGTCAAACAAAACATCAGCTCTC
The sequence above is drawn from the Yamadazyma tenuis chromosome 3, complete sequence genome and encodes:
- the RRP6 gene encoding exosome nuclease subunit (EggNog:ENOG503NVCS; BUSCO:EOG0926158Y; COG:J); translated protein: MTKPVLELLHEDIIPSVVQNIRTAGALRANDIGFHKTLDSNLATRSREVSSKFAHISNELIERIIPKSEPDSSELDIKNDTELEGSNWKVITNTLDILFERADVLFDEIENKGSIDNSKTFTYLEESNNVIKDESKVIGKKMEKPQLEFSIPVDNSELNPFKPKLTSKPNALIPFEESVKLVQPENSDGSDIVDPPFYPHPYEYEIDNQPYRNSIISKCDPIPSNPWESTNAIWIDQPEQIDELVNELSNSSEIAVDLEHHDYRTYYGLVCLMQISTRKKDWIIDTLALRDDLQKLNVVFTNPQIVKVFHGAFMDIIWLQRDLGLYIVSLFDTYHASKKLGFPKFSLAYLLETFAKFKTSKKYQLADWRIRPLSTSMLAYARSDTHFLLNIFDHLKNKLIDQGNGKMQSVLHDSRLVAKRRFEYTKFRPLKGTSLVTCPVMSSNPLEPFLPIVVQYNIPYHIKPVVEVLYNWRDNLARQFDESVRYIMSNQALALLATLSRPVDPKKILSIPTFITDFIRKNADELAFLINNILDRLENSDWELSEAMKPHTSTTKYPSDNQINKTTPDSIKLQNEIFDNIWNENNQLLVPPSKNGTLKKSSKLFNEVQEHILSVKFSNGLVSITMDEAVKRVSAKNEEFRKIYDFKKPKILEPRIQSMTDIETPTVQPEVEIPKQSVDESAGEHKDDIITLRKPKRTKTRGFKRQSDDGEPVFDYSGADNLMNSNKKSDNARHKKKKFDPYSKTSVGPRGARSGNRVHGGRSTTFKN